In Ogataea parapolymorpha DL-1 chromosome I, whole genome shotgun sequence, the following are encoded in one genomic region:
- a CDS encoding Subunit of the RNA polymerase II mediator complex has protein sequence MSSWKLTDSLRREIYKLARVPQTGVSLRQMVQFGPQPSPGSVFHASNFIVEELPIRLSHRVKELEELPSGLNNDPSIQRVRDWYAQSFEELTSLPKPSISDEMRAVLYPSSPEKIAAPGIHAAARPTKFEDDGIVIEQLHARPRDETDHAPRRQPTRRAYYVPTPSDVSYTSDVLDYNKLVNQTLVKIKKRHDATVTTIARGVQHWKHKNNFAYLDGSINQFLDRFYMSRIGIRMLIGQTIALYEQSTMNITNDNYVGIICLDTNVMEIAQDAIDAARFACEEHYNIMEAPKVQLWAPEDLNFMYVPGHLVHMLFETLKNSLRATVEHHTSLHPDKDIEDIEFPPVKVVVSEGNEDITIKVSDEGGGIPRSVVPLIWTYFYTSAKKIVEPENGYKPPFMGLGVGLPHSRLYARYFSGDLKLISMEGYGTDVYFHLNRLSSSSEPLQ, from the coding sequence ATGTCCTCCTGGAAATTGACTGACTCTTTGCGCCGCGAGATCTACAAGCTTGCCCGTGTGCCACAGACGGGCGTGTCGCTGCGGCAAATGGTCCAGTTTGGCCCACAGCCGTCGCCCGGATCGGTGTTCCATGCGTCCAACTTCATTGTCGAGGAGCTACCGATCCGGCTCAGCCACCGCGTGAAGgagcttgaggagctgCCGTCGGGGCTCAACAACGACCCGTCCATCCAGCGTGTGCGCGACTGGTACGCCCAGTcgttcgaggagctcacGTCGCTGCCCAAGCCGTCcatcagcgacgagatGCGCGCGGTTTTATATCCGTCGTcgccagaaaaaatcgCCGCGCCGGGCATCCACGCCGCCGCACGCCCCACCAAGTTCGAGGACGATGGCATTGTGATCGAACAGCTCCACGCACGCCCCCGCGACGAGACAGACCACGCTCCCAGACGGCAGCCGACCAGGCGCGCATATTACGTCCCCACGCCGTCGGACGTGTCCTACACCAGCGACGTGCTCGACTacaacaagctcgtcaaccAGACGCTCGTTAAAATCAAGAAAAGACACGACGCAACCGTCACCACAATCGCTCGCGGCGTGCAACACTGGAAGCacaaaaataattttgCGTATCTGGACGGCAGCATCAACCAATTTCTCGACCGCTTCTACATGAGCCGGATAGGAATCCGGATGCTGATTGGCCAGACCATCGCACTGTACGAACAGAGCACCATGAACATAACAAATGACAACTACGTCGGCATTATCTGTCTCGACACCAACGTGATGGAGATCGCCCAGGACGCAATCGACGCAGCCCGTTTCGCGTGCGAGGAGCACTACAACATCATGGAGGCGCCCAAGGTCCAGCTCTGGGCGCCAGAGGACCTCAACTTCATGTACGTGCCGGGCCACCTCGTGCACATGCTATTTGAGACACTGAAAAACTCGCTCAGAGCCACCGTCGAGCATCACACCTCGCTCCACCCAGATAAAGACATCGAGGACATCGAGTTCCCGCCCGTGAAGGTGGTCGTGTCCGAGGGCAACGAGGACATTACCATCAAGGTCAGCGACGAGGGCGGCGGCATCCCGCGCTCGGTCGTGCCGCTTATCTGGACGTACTTCTACACCTCTGCGAAAAAGATCGTCGAGCCAGAGAACGGGTACAAGCCGCCGTTCATGGGGCTCGGTGTCGGCCTGCCGCACAGCAGACTGTACGCGCGCTACTTCTCGGGTGACCTCAAGCTCATCAGCATGGAAGGTTATGGTACAGACGTCTACTTCCACCTCAACAGActgtcctcgtcgtccgagCCGTTGCAGTAG
- a CDS encoding putative membrane protein — protein MSAHSTVSLGITPLEESQSQSAVQRVLSRASGVIEAIRDENEITRAETARAESLYDGQYNVADLEDTPPDGTFWGWVAAACVCSINTFSWGVNSAFGVYLNYYLEADVFPGATKRQFATVGGLSLGISFMFCQFGNVLAKRYPLKLVMGAGCAVVFLSFWLASIAKNVVQLMMFQGLLMAVGFVLVAGPSVVILPSWFLHKRSVAAGIGYSGAGLSGLIFSRSSSAIITRTGSQVWALRMMGLVCGAMLAVSIALVRPRRPFNSKNTSVWRETRRLFDWHVIKALPVQYVCAWSFVYNFAYTIMLFSYSSFCTSIGLSSDQGAIVMTVLNVAQLVGRPLLGYVSDALGRCNTTIICSLLLALLTGVFWVFVTTYAEMIVFAFLSGLLLGVNWVNFTPLTADIVGSGEDLMPAISYVSMVSGLPYVVAEVVALEMVNDSRANPYFWCQIFVVITCAVSGLLLLPYREWKIKRMLVARAKTAEHSDTRATRYTLLLGGGWYAFWLRMLYPVKA, from the coding sequence ATGTCTGCACATTCGACGGTCTCGCTTGGGATCACGCCGCTGGAGGAGTCGCAGTCTCAGTCAGCCGTCCAGCGGGTGCTCAGTCGCGCATCGGGCGTCATAGAGGCCATCAGAgacgagaacgagatcACTCGAGCGGAGACCGCTCGAGCAGAGAGTTTGTACGACGGACAGTACAACGTTGCAGATCTTGAAGACACGCCGCCAGACGGCACATTTTGGGGCTGGGTGGCGGCCGCGTGTGTGTGCAGCATCAACACGTTTTCGTGGGGAGTAAACTCTGCGTTCGGGGTTTACCTGAACTATTATCTGGAAGCCGATGTTTTTCCGGGAGCTACGAAAAGACAGTTTGCTACGGTTGGCGGTCTTTCGCTTGGAATCAGCTTCATGTTCTGCCAGTTCGGAAACGTGCTGGCCAAACGATATCCACTCAAGCTGGTGATGGGGGCCGGCTGCGCGGTGGTGTTTCTTTCGTTCTGGCttgcgtcgatcgccaAAAACGTGGTGCAATTGATGATGTTCCAGGGTTTGCTGATGGCCGTGGGGTTTGTGCTTGTGGCCGGGCCCTCTGTGGTGATCCTGCCGTCGTGGTTCCTGCACAAACGGTCTGTCGCTGCCGGGATCGGCTATTCGGGGGCAGGGCTCTCAGGACTAATTTTCAGCCGCTCGTCCAGCGCAATTATTACGCGAACAGGCAGCCAGGTGTGGGCGCTGCGAATGATGGGGCTTGTGTGCGGGGCCATGCTGGCGGTGTCCATCGCGCTTGTGCGACCGCGACGGCCCTTCAACTCGAAGAATACGAGCGTTTGGCGTGAAACTCGCAGACTGTTCGACTGGCACGTGATCAAAGCACTGCCTGTGCAGTATGTGTGTGCATGGAGCTTTGTGTACAACTTTGCGTACACCATCATGCTgttctcgtactcgtcgttCTGTACGTCGATTGGACTGAGCAGCGACCAAGGTGCCATCGTGATGACGGTTCTGAACGTGGCACAGCTTGTAGGGCGGCCGCTGCTGGGCTACGTGTCGGACGCTCTCGGTCGTTGCAACACCACCATCATCTGCTCGCTGCTACTGGCGCTGCTGACGGGCGTGTTCTGGGTCTTTGTCACCACGTATGCCGAGATGATCGTGTTTGCGTTTCTGTCGGGGCTGCTGTTAGGCGTCAACTGGGTCAACTTCACGCCGCTCACGGCAGACATTGTGGGCTCTGGCGAGGACCTGATGCCTGCGATTTCGTATGTCAGCATGGTCTCTGGACTGCCGTACGTGGTTGCCGAGGTGGTGGCTCTGGAAATGGTCAACGATTCGCGGGCAAATCCGTACTTTTGGTGCCAGATCTTTGTGGTGATCACCTGCGCTGTGTCGGggctcctgctgctcccGTACCGCGAGTGGAAGATCAAGCGCATGCTGGTGGCGCGCGCAAAGACCGCCGAGCACAGCGACACACGCGCCACCCGCTACACGCTGCTCCTGGGCGGCGGCTGGTATGCCTTCTGGCTCCGAATGCTGTACCCGGTGAAAGCGTAG
- a CDS encoding 60S ribosomal protein L22, protein MAPITKKNQKVAKKFTVDCSGPTENGVFDPASYVKYLVEHIKVDGHLGNLGNDITVSQEGAAKVVVVSTTKFSGKYLKYLSKRYLKKNQIRDWIRFVSVKKNEYQLQFYSVAVDDEEDEE, encoded by the exons ATGGCTCCAATC acgaagaaaaaccaaaaagtCGCCAAGAAGTTCACCGTCGACTGCTCTGGCCCAACCGAGAACGGTGTCTTTGACCCAGCCTCGTACGTCAAGTACCTTGTCGAGCACATCAAGGTCGATGGACACCTTGGAAACCTCGGTAACGACATCACCGTGTCGCAGGAGGGTGCCGCCAAGGTGGTGGTTGTGTCCACCACCAAGTTCTCTGGAAAGTACCTCAAGTACCTGTCCAAGAGATacctcaagaagaaccaGATCAGAGACTGGATCAGATTTGTGTCtgtcaagaagaacgagTACCAGCTGCAATTCTACAGCGTTGCTgtcgatgacgaggaggacgaggagtaG
- a CDS encoding putative membrane protein — protein sequence MTTVPRDTPDQTDETDFVEFRLAGDSVTVVEHGPVPIEPETDSGDALETPAHKDEGSFHSTSDDEEWKEMDIQVNHDDIYNIRGEKIDTFVQSAETIDNKAESSQGYTRISAQEEAAKYLEMNEKFDFLFQNENSNLRKLRNGDGGSDEAIDETADETIDETIDPSATQLEEQLYSTRSMLTEPQKVAYAALVKLIIFRLHLDLSLLRGSGSSSIYKKIAVAQKSFTRWSMGVMAQLYEHLGIKEGAEREMIEKLSCHGIEASDLVGWLNTNLTLDNKLRPETVQTIGVDASESTLDIDIRWTLICDLFLILLESSTYDARSRTLLLQFATSIGLEQLAVFQFERRITDALEMEASMARLNNSQVWDEKDILAEHKRKYRKQKLVKIGFATVAGGLVIGLSAGMLAPVIGAGLAAGLTTVGIGGTSGFLAGTAGTTIITSTGVLTGMRIGNKGMGRRVGAVNTFEFKPLHNTGRVNLVLTVSGWMSGKLDDVRLPFSTIDPVMGDLYSLLWEPEMLTSMGQTINILASEVLTQSIQQILGSTILITLMAAVQLPMMLSKLGYLLDNPWNVSLDRAWSAGLVLADTLRRGKLGFRPITLVGFSLGARVIYSCLLDLAKRGDYGLVENVYLFGSPFVVKQDQVAMARSVVSGRFVNGYSKKDWILGYLFRATSGGLSRVAGLSPVDEVENFNCSELVQGHMEYRKVMPKLMKEMGWEVLNEEFVEIDQPDEEETKRQRKLVHDFEQAAKNHEGGKSKKWYDKLFRKNNKQWWEMYEEGVKEEEQKQELFDVDELAKQVEEIAKEAHTEPASSSSQLKQFNLKTPPSGQSFDSGDRKTVSPFNMKVVKPESETETAEYRPFKLNERRKPSRSENAKLNLNAVETEKRKKEDSTNIYDDEDEFPTDERNLEITFI from the coding sequence ATGACCACAGTGCCACGAGATACGCCCGACCAAACAGACGAGACGGATTTTGTTGAGTTTCGGCTTGCCGGGGACAGCGTGACGGTGGTGGAGCATGGCCCTGTGCCAATCGAGCCAGAGACAGATAGTGGAGACGCTCTGGAAACGCCCGCTCACAAGGACGAAGGCTCGTTCCACAGCACatctgacgacgaggagtgGAAGGAGATGGATATACAGGTTAATCACGACGACATTTACAACATCCGCGGCGAGAAGATCGATACGTTTGTGCAGTCTGCGGAGACGATAGACAACAAGGCCGAGTCGTCCCAGGGGTACACGCGGATCTCGGCGCAGGAGGAGGCGGCCAAGTATTTGGAGATGAACGAGAAGTTTGATTTCTTGTTCCAGAACGAAAACTCGAACCTGCGAAAGTTGCGCAACGGCGACGGGGGCTCTGATGAGGCCATTGACGAGACAGCTGACgagacgatcgacgagacgatcgacccgAGCGCGACGCAGCTCGAGGAGCAGCTGTATTCGACGCGCTCGATGCTGACGGAACCCCAGAAAGTGGCGTATGCCGCGCTGGTCAAGCTGATCATTTTCCGACTGCACTTGGACCTGTCGCTGCTGCGAGGATCCGGTTCGTCGAGCATTTACAAGAAGATCGCTGTGGCGCAGAAATCGTTCACGCGGTGGAGCATGGGCGTCATGGCGCAGCTGTACGAGCATCTGGGCATCAAGGAGGGCGCCGAGCGCGAGATgattgagaagctgagcTGCCACGGCATCGAGGCGAGCGACCTTGTTGGCTGGCTCAACACGAACCTCACGCtcgacaacaagctgcGGCCCGAGACGGTGCAGACGATCGGCGTCGACGCGTCGGAATCGACGCTCGACATCGATATCCGCTGGACGCTGATCTGCGACCTGTTTCTGATCCTGCTGGAGTCGTCAACATACGACGCGCGGTCGCggacgctgctgctgcagttTGCAACGTCGATTGggctcgagcagctggcggTGTTCCAGTTCGAGCGGCGCATCACCGACGCGCTCGAGATGGAGGCGTCGATGGCCCGTCTCAACAATTCCCAGGTCTGGGACGAAAAAGACATCCTGGCAGAGCACAAGCGCAAGTACCGcaagcagaaactggtcAAGATCGGGTTTGCAACCGTGGCCGGCGGGCTCGTGATTGGTTTGAGTGCCGGCATGCTGGCTCCCGTCATTGGTGCCGGACTAGCTGCTGGGCTCACCACGGTTGGCATTGGTGGCACCTCTGGATTTCTGGCAGGTACGGCAGGTACCACCATCATCACGTCGACGGGAGTTTTGACCGGCATGCGGATCGGCAATAAGGGCATGGGACGACGCGTGGGCGCCGTCAACACGTTTGAGTTCAAGCCGCTGCACAACACGGGCAGAGTGAACTTGGTGCTCACGGTGAGCGGGTGGATGTCGGGCAAATTGGACGACGTGCGGCTGCCGTTCAGCACAATCGATCCTGTCATGGGCGATTTGTACTCTCTGCTGTGGGAGCCAGAAATGCTCACAAGCATGGGACAGACCATCAATATTCTGGCGTCCGAGGTGCTCACGCAGTCGATCCAGCAGATTCTCGGCAGCACGATCCTGATCACGCTGATGGCCGCCGTGCAGCTGCCGATGATGCTCTCGAAGCTCGGCTATTTGCTGGACAATCCCTGGAACGTGTCTTTGGACCGGGCCTGGAGCGCAGGACTGGTGTTGGCGGACACCTTACGCCGCGGCAAGCTGGGTTTCCGACCCATCACGCTTGTCGGGTTCAGTCTGGGCGCGCGCGTGATCTACAGCTGTCTTTTGGACCTTGCCAAACGCGGCGACTACGGCCTGGTCGAGAACGTTTATCTGTTTGGGTCGCCGTTTGTGGTCAAGCAGGACCAGGTCGCGATGGCCCGGTCGGTCGTGAGCGGCCGTTTTGTCAACGGGTACTCGAAAAAAGACTGGATTCTGGGCTATCTGTTCCGTGCAACCAGCGGCGGTCTGAGCCGTGTGGCCGGTCTCTCGCCCgtcgacgaggtggagaaCTTCAATTGCTCGGAGCTGGTCCAGGGACACATGGAGTACAGGAAAGTGATGCCGAAGTTGATGAAGGAGATGGGCTGGGAGgtgctgaacgaggagtttgtAGAGATCGACCAACcagacgaggaggaaacCAAGCGGCAGCGGAAGCTAGTGcacgattttgagcaggCGGCGAAAAACCACGAGGGAGGCAAGTCCAAGAAGTGGTACGACAAGCTGTTCCGCAAAAATAATAAGCAGTGGTGGGAGATGTACGAGGAGGGTgtcaaggaggaggagcagaagcagGAACTGTTTgacgtggacgagctggccaaacagGTGGAGGAGATCGCGAAGGAGGCGCACACGGAGccggccagcagcagcagccagttGAAGCAGTTTAATCTGAAGACGCCGCCGTCGGGCCAGTCGTTTGACTCGGGAGACCGCAAGACGGTGTCGCCGTTCAATATGAAGGTGGTGAAGCCGGAGTCGGAGACGGAGACGGCGGAATACAGGCCGTTCAAGCTGAACGAACGACGGAAACCGAGCAGGTCTGAAAATGCCAAATTAAACCTAAACGCAGTGGAGACAgagaaaaggaaaaaagaAGACTCTACTAACATCTATGACGATGAAGACGAGTTCCCGACCGACGAACGCAACCTGGAAATCACCTTTATCTGA
- a CDS encoding Phenylalanine--tRNA ligase beta subunit — MPTVAVDKADLFALLGKNYTTDEFDELCFQFGIELDEDTTDDVKGTDERPQLKIEVGANRYDMLCIEGIAQALNEYLGRVAPPNYRLSAPTTSLTVKPSTQQIRPYACAAILRGIHFTQRSYDSFIALQDKLHTNLCRHRTLVAMGTHDLDTLKPPFTYEALSPSEIKFVPLNQTVELDGHQLMEFYEKDKNLGKYLHIIRDSPVYPVILDSNRTVCSLPPIINSDHSKVSLNTKNVFIEITATDRTKAEIVVNQLVAMFSRYCEQPFSVEPVEIISAHNHESRICPNFTQRTLKCEVPYINSCLGLQLSPAEVCKLLSKMSVQAAPSQSDKDIIDVKIPITRPDILHQCDVMEDCAIAYGYNNLKKTTPKTAATVAQPLPINKVADILRVASAQSGWLEVMPLTLCSHDENFKFLNNLDDSRAVKLANPKTVEYQVVRTSLVPGILKTIKENKDHSLPIRVFECGDIVLKDDSERGASNQRNWCAAYAGKASGFELIQGLLGKIMQTFRTPWLSAADAKTGKKGYWIEQDDSVKMYFAGRGARIMYRAKAEAPAHNIGTIGVLHPEVLTRFELPFAVSLAEINAEVFL, encoded by the coding sequence ATGCCTACCGTCGCCGTGGACAAAGCCGATCTGTTTGCCCTGCTGGGCAAAAACTACACCACGgacgagttcgacgagctgtGTTTCCAGTTCGGGATCGAGCTTGACGAGGACACCACCGACGACGTCAAGGGAACAGACGAGAGACCGCAGCTGAAAATAGAGGTCGGTGCAAACAGATACGACATGCTGTGCATCGAGGGCATTGCGCAGGCGCTGAACGAGTATCTGGGCCGTGTTGCGCCTCCTAATTATAGACTCAGCGCGCCAACGACGAGTCTGACGGTGAAGCCGTCGACGCAGCAGATCAGGCCGTATGCGTGCGCGGCCATTTTGCGCGGGATCCATTTCACCCAGAGATCCTACGACTCGTTCATTGCGTTGCAGGACAAGCTGCACACCAACCTGTGCAGACATAGAACGCTGGTTGCGATGGGGACCCACGATCTGGACACTCTGAAGCCTCCGTTCACGTACGAGGCCCTGAGTCCTTCGGAGATCAAGTTTGTGCCTCTGAACCAGACTGTCGAGCTAGACGGCCACCAATTGATGGAGTTTTACGAGAAGGACAAGAACCTCGGCAAGTACCTGCACATTATTAGAGATTCGCCGGTGTATCCCGTGATACTGGACTCGAACAGAACCGTGTGCTCGTTGCCTCCGATCATCAACTCGGACCACTCCAAGGTGAGTCTCAACACCAAAAACGTCTTTATCGAGATCACTGCCACCGACAGGACCAAGGCAGAGATTGTCGtcaaccagctggtcgcCATGTTCTCGAGATACTGCGAGCAGCCGTTCAGCGTCGAGCCGGTCGAGATTATCTCGGCACACAACCACGAGTCCAGAATCTGTCCAAATTTCACCCAGCGAACGCTCAAGTGCGAGGTTCCCTACATCAACTCGTGTCTCGGTTTGCAGCTGAGCCCGGCAGAGGTGTGCAAGCTACTGTCCAAGATGTCTGTGCAGGCGGCTCCTTCGCAGTCCGATAAAGACATCATCGACGTTAAGATCCCAATCACGAGACCAGATATCCTACACCAGTGCGACGTCATGGAGGACTGCGCCATTGCGTACGGCTACAACAACCTCAAGAAGACTACTCCCAAGACCGCTGCTACAGTGGCCCAGCCGCTGCCAATCAACAAGGTGGCCGACATTTTGAGAGTGGCCTCGGCTCAAAGCGGCTGGCTCGAGGTGATGCCGCTGACTCTGTGTTCGCACGACGAGAATTTCAAGTTCCTAAACAATCTGGACGACTCCAGGGCCGTCAAGCTGGCCAATCCAAAGACGGTTGAGTACCAGGTGGTGAGAACGAGCCTTGTTCCGGGCATTCTCAAGACCATTAAGGAGAACAAGGACCACTCTCTGCCAATCAGGGTCTTTGAGTGCGGCGACATCGTTCTCAAGGACGACTCTGAAAGAGGCGCCTCCAACCAGAGAAACTGGTGTGCAGCGTACGCTGGAAAGGCGTCTGGCTtcgagctgatccaggGTCTACTTGGGAAAATCATGCAAACCTTCAGAACGCCGTGGCTCTCTGCTGCCGACGCCAAGACCGGCAAGAAGGGCTACTGGATCGAGCAGGACGACTCCGTCAAGATGTATTTTGCTGGAAGAGGCGCTAGAATTATGTACAGAGCCAAGGCGGAAGCGCCGGCACACAACATCGGCACCATCGGCGTGCTCCATCCGGAGGTGTTGACCCGGTTCGAGCTGCCCTTCGCCGTGAGtctggccgagatcaaCGCCGAGGTGTTCCTATAA
- a CDS encoding Ras-related protein SEC4 has protein sequence MSANRAKTFDKTMKLLLVGDSGVGKSCLLLRFVDDKFNPSFITTIGIDFKIKTIELNGSKIKLQVWDTAGQERFRTITTAYYRGAMGIIIVYDVCDENSFESVKKWYQTVNQHAKDEAQLFLVGNKCDDTESRQVSEKQGELLAEELNVPFMEASAKSGLNVNEVFYKLASLILEKNGDDLAVPADKLNVNQQGSATGSSCC, from the coding sequence ATGTCGGCAAATCGCGCAAAGACGTTTGACAAGACCatgaagctgctgcttgtcGGCGACTCGGGCGTGGGCAAGTCGTGTCTGCTTCTGCGGTTCGTGGACGACAAGTTCAACCCTTCGTTCATCACGACGATCGGCATCgacttcaaaatcaaaaccaTCGAGCTGAACGGCAGCAAGATCAAGCTGCAGGTGTGGGACACGGCGGGACAGGAGCGGTTCCGCACGATCACGACGGCGTACTACCGCGGAGCCATGGGCATTATTATTGTGTACGACGTGTGCGACGAGAACTCGTTTGAGAGCGTCAAGAAGTGGTACCAGACGGTCAACCAGCacgccaaggacgaggcCCAGCTGTTCTTGGTCGGCAACAAGTGCGACGACACCGAAAGCAGACAGGTCAGCGAGAAGCAgggcgagctgctggcagaGGAGTTGAATGTGCCCTTTATGGAGGCGAGTGCGAAGTCCGGGCTGAATGTCAACGAGGTGTTCTACAAGCTTGCGTCGCTgattctggagaagaacgGCGATGATCTGGCCGTGCCAGcagacaagctcaacgTGAACCAGCAGGGCTCTGCTACAGGCAGCTCGTGCTGTTAG
- a CDS encoding putative secreted protein, with the protein MLPTIYSHNIALAAVPFLASVYAASGSLDSEAIGSEGSNESAVASVTVETATTAATAGTAETAETAAVGTATNTQTAAVQAEWQAASTATSVAAWQETTSAAWNQLASATTTESVSGTTAVTEYASATSSGCGGAYAQCGGLGYSGNTCCQAGYQCATANSYWARCVAASTLASSAVSGSASGSASGSASASTSGTTYTTTYTTHFSSTVQKSGSSYVTEGSSVVTSVVKSSSVATVSESNGCAPLRMYEGSWKSKALVGGLLGMTLLVGIN; encoded by the coding sequence ATGCTTCCAACAATCTACTCGCATAACATCGCTCTTGCTGCAGTTCCATTTTTAGCCAGTGTCTACGCTGCCAGCGGGTCCCTAGACAGTGAGGCTATCGGTTCTGAGGGTTCGAACGAATCCGCTGTGGCTTCCGTGACTGTGGAAACCGCCACAACTGCCGCAACTGCCGGAACGGCTGAAACGGCTGAAACGGCCGCCGTCGGCACTGCCACAAACACACAAACCGCCGCTGTCCAGGCCGAATGGCAGGCCGCGTCTACTGCCACCTCAGTCGCCGCCTGGCAAGAAACCACCTCTGCTGCCTGGAACCAACTTGCATCTGCCACGACGACCGAATCTGTCTCTGGTACCACCGCTGTCACCGAGTACGCCTCCGCCACCAGCTCCGGCTGCGGCGGCGCATATGCGCAGTGCGGCGGCCTGGGCTACTCCGGAAACACCTGCTGCCAGGCCGGGTATCAATGTGCGACAGCCAACAGCTACTGGGCGCGGTGTGTCGCCGCATCGACGCTTGCCTCGTCAGCCGTTAGTGGCTCTGCAAGCGGCTCTGCAAGCGGCTCTGCCAGCGCCTCCACCAGCGGTACTACCTACACCACCACTTACACCACGCACTTCTCATCCACCGTCCAAAAGAGCGGCTCCTCGTACGTCACCGAGGGCAGCTCCGTGGTGACGTCTGTTGTCAAGAGCAGTTCTGTGGCAACTGTGTCCGAGAGCAACGGATGCGCTCCTCTCAGAATGTATGAGGGCTCTTGGAAAAGCAAGGCACTGGTTGGTGGGCTTTTGGGAATGACTCTGTTGGTGGGAATAAATTAG
- a CDS encoding putative secreted protein — translation MASSSHSYSLVGTANVAASSASGSHSSVHSSAHSSSRASSSSSAGAAALSNPISYSGSNSKLVALFAGLVTLGAVVSAL, via the coding sequence atggcttcttcttcccACTCCTACAGCTTGGTCGGTACCGCTAACGTTGCTGCCTCCAGTGCCTCTGGCTCCCACTCCTCGGTCCACTCGTCGGCCCACTCCTCCTCCCGTGCCTCTTCGAGCTCATCTGCCGGCGCTGCCGCTCTGTCCAACCCAATCTCCTACTCCGGCTCCAACTCCAAGCTGGTTGCCCTGTTTGCAGGTCTCGTGACCCTGGGTGCTGTTGTCTCTGCTCTCTAA